In Procambarus clarkii isolate CNS0578487 chromosome 89, FALCON_Pclarkii_2.0, whole genome shotgun sequence, the DNA window CAGTTGTTCCTGCTGTAGTTGTTCCTGCTGTAGTTGTTCCTGCTGCAGTTGTTCCTGCTGTAGTTGTTCCTGCTGTAGTTGTTCCTGCTGTAGTTGTTCCTGCTGCAGTTGTTCCTGCTGTAGTTGTTCCTGCTGCAGTTGTTCCTGCTGTAGTTGTTCCTGCTGTAGTTGTTCCTGCTGCAGTTGTTCCTGCTGTAGTTGTTCCTGCTGTAGTTGTTCCTGCTGTAGTTGTTCCTGCTGCAGTTGTTCCTGCTGTAGTTGTTCCTGCTGTAGTTGTTCCTGCTGCAGTTGTTCCTGCTGTAGTTGTTCCTGCTGTAGTTGTTCCTGCTGTAGTTGTTCCTGCTGCAGTTGTTCCTGCTGTAGTTGTTCCTGCTGCAGTTGTTCCTGCTGTAGTTGTTCCTGCTGTAGTTGTTCCTGCTGCAGTTGTTCCTGCTGCAGTTGTTCCTGCTGTAGTTGTTCCTGCTGTAGTTGTTCCTGCTGTAGTTGTTCCTGCTGTAGTTGTTCCTGCTGCAGTTGTTCCTGCTGTAGTTGTTCCTGCTGCAGTTGTTCCTGCTGCAGTTGTTCCTGCTGCAGTTGTTCCTGCTGCAGTTGTTCCTGCTGCAGTTGTTCCTGCTGCAGTTGTTCCTGCTGTAGTTGTTCCTGCTGTAGTTGTTCCTGCTGTAGTTGTTCCTGCTGTAGTTGTTCCTGCTGTAGTTGTTCCTGCTGTAGTTGTTCCTGCTGTAGTCCTTCTACTGCATGCTGTCGGTTCTTCAtacttatattatattatattatatatatatatatatatatatatatatatatatatatatatatatatatatatatatatatatatatatatatatatatatatacgtcgtacctagtagccagaacgcacttctcagcctactatgcaaggtccgatttgcctaataagccaagttttcctgaattaatatattttctctattttttttcttatgaaatgataaaactacccatttcattatgtatgaggtcaattttttttttattggagttaaaattaacgtagatatatgatcgaatctaaccaaccctacctaaccaaccctacctaacctaacctaggttaggttgggttaggtagccgaaaaagttaggttaggttaggtaagttaggtagtcgaaaaacaattaattcatgaaaacttggcttattaggcaaatcgggccttgaatagtaggctgagaagtgcgttctggctattaggtacgacatatatatatatatatatatatatatatatatatatatatatatatatatatatatactaagcaATGTGAACGTCTTGTTTTTAACTTAATGATgttcaaccaccacacacacatacaacaattCAGAAGATGCTTAGCAGTGTGTGCCCCACAGGGGATATATATACGGGAAGATCAACGCACATTTATACTCTATAAACAATTAAACGTTTACACTCTGAAAACTAAAAGACAACGTGACAGTATTATGGGAGTCAGGGAAGGTCCCCGGGGCTGGACATGGTGCCAGGGAAGGTCCCCGGGGCTGGACATGGTGCCAGGGAAGGTCCCAGGGGCTGGACATGGTGCCAGGGAAGGTCCCTGGGGGCTAGACATGGTGCCAGGGAAGGTCACCGGGGCTGGACATGGCGCCAGGGAAGGTCCCTGGGGCTGGACATGGTGCCAGGGAAGGTCACCGGGGCTGGACATGGTGCCAGGGAAGGTCCCTGGGGCTGGACATGGTGCCAGGGAAGGTCCTCGGGGCTGGACATGGTGCCAGGGAAGGTCACCGGGGCTGGACATGGTGCCAGGGAAGGTCACCGGGGCTGGACATAGTGCCAGGGAAGGTCACCGGGGCTGGACATGGTGCCAGGGAAGGTCACCGGGGGCTGGACATGGTGCCAGGGAAGGTCCCAGGGGCTGGACATGGTGCCAGGGAAGGTCCCAGGGGCTGGACATGGTGCCAGGGAAGGTCCCAGGGGCTGGACATGGTGCCAGGGAAGGTCCCAGGGGCTGGACATAGTGCCAGGGAAGGTCCCCGGGGCTGGACATGGTGATAGGGAAGGTCACCGGGGCTGGACATGGTGCCAGGGAAGGTCCCCGGGGGCTGGACATGGTGCCAGGGAAGGTCCCTGGGGGCTGGACATGGTGCCAGGGAAGGTCCCAGGGGCTGGACATGGTGCCAGGGAAGGTCACCGGGGCTGGACATGGTGCCAGGGAAGGTCCCCGGGGCTGGACATGGTGCCAGGGAAGGTCACCGGGGCTGGACATGGTGCCAGGGAAGGTCCCTGGGGGCTGGACATGGTGCCAGGGAAGGTCCCTGGGGGCTGGACAATTTAGAATTCCACCAGAAACAAAATTACAATTACCGGAGGACCTAGTCAGTTGTGTAAGTCTGCAGGTGTGTAATGGGGAGACAAACTCGagggacgggtgtgtgtgtgtgtgtgtgtgtgtgtgtgtctgtgtgtgtgtgtgtgtgtgtgtgtgtgtgtgtgtgtgtgtgtgtgtgtgtggaactgcGGTCATGTGCCTTACGTTTTCTCATGTACAATATCACCAGGCTGGTATGTAAGCGAATTATGAAGGAATTCAGGCAACAGGACGCATGTTCGAGCCTATTGTATAACTCTCCCTTTTAGTATTTTGTTGTAGATATATCGAGCTGTTGTGATATCACTATGTTATCTACAGTGTCCCTGCAGTAGTATGTGAGTCGCGCGCTGCTTCCCtcgccacacgcatcatcagggaaTGGTCATAGCCTTTATCATGGTCAGAAAGTTGACAAAATTACACGCTCTTAAAAGTTCCAGGTCAGAAAGGCGTTTTGCGTCAAAGTTGAGGAGGCGCTGGGATAATGGGTCGCTTGGAGTGGCCGGGAAGAAGGCTgaaatagccccccccccccactaatctACTCTGTTCTTTTGATTTTTATGTTTGTATATAAATCAACTTAATTGCAGTTGAAATTGCCACTTCCATGATGGGCGGCTGCCTCAGGTGTCACCTGATGACTGGTGACACCGTAGACGACACAGCTGTCACCTAACGTCAGGTGACAACGACAGTCTTGACCAGGCCTCCCCCCcatcttcatcccccccccccccaccccgtatGCAAACCACAAGAGTTTACAAGTTAGTTTATCACTCCGGCTTCGCGGAGGAGAAATAAAAGGAGAATAAAACCTTAGCGTCCTGCAAAGGGATCCGGATGATAAAGTCCGGCGGGTCCCAAGAGAGGTTAAGTATAAACCGACGACTGGATGGTTGGAGTGAATATAAACCATGCCTGAAAGACCGGCTCTCGCGCGTCTAATGAGTCGCGGTAATCACCCTACGAATATTTGACGCTTGGTCATCAACTCGGAAGGTCTTTGAAGGGTTTCGTTTTTTGTTTGGATACGGGAAGGGAAGGGGTTCtagggaagagggaaggggttctagggaagagggaaggggttctagggaagagggaaggggttctagggaagagggaaggggttCTAGGGACGAGGGAAGGGGTTCtagggaagagggaaggggttctagggaagagggaaggggttctagggaagagggaaggggttctagggaagagggaaggggttCTAGGGAAGAGGGAAGGAGTTCTAGGGAAGAAGGAAGGGGTTAtcggggaagggggaagaggttTTAGGGCAAGGGGGAGTCGAGGGCGTCGCCACAGTGCCACCAGACGACAGCCTTGAGCAGTTTCTTCCAAGTCTGCCTCAGATGCCCCCGGCGTTGGCGGCGGTGGATTTAAAACCGATTTTGTGGAATATGGCCCCTTTTGGTGGGATTTTAAGCCTTGTTTTGTGGACTGTCCCGTCTATAAACTCGGGGGGATGTCGGCGGGGACAGTCCGCGGAGGTGCACTCCTTGAAAATAAATGTCAGGCGATTCGCCAGTCCGGTGATGTGGGGTGGGTCGTGTACCGTCATTTATGGCTTGTACACGACGAATAACGCTGTAGGGAATACCTCAAGGCTCTCTACTTCTGTAGGGAATACCTAAATGCTCTCTACCTATGTAGAATATACATAACGGCTCTCTACCTATGTAGGGAATATATCAAGGCTCTCTGCCTATTTAGGGAATACCTCAAAGCTCTCTACGTCTGTAAAGAATCCCTCAAGGCTCCCTACCTCCGTGTTTCAAGATTGTCACAGATCAAGTCTGACTTCCGTTTGAATTTAAGAGATTGGTGAACATGCGTAACAGCGTACCACAAGAGGCAGTGCGTAACAGCATACCACACAAGGTAGAGCGTAACAGCATACCACACAAGGTAGAGCGTAACAGCGTACCACACAAGGTACAGCGTAACAGCGTACCACACAAGGTAGAGCGTAACAGCGTACCACACAAGGTAGAGCGTAACAGCGTACCACACAAGGTAGAGCGTAACAGCGTACCACACAAGGCAGAGCGTAACAGTGTACCGCACAAGGCAGAGCGTAACAGCGTACCACACAAGGTAGAGCGTAACAGCGTACCACGCAAGGCAGAGCGTAACAGCGTACCACACAAGACAGAGCGTAACAGCGTACCACACAAGACAGAGCATAACAGCGTACCACACAAGACAGAGCATAACAGCGTACCACACAAGACAGAGCATAACAGCGTACCACACAAGACAGAGCATAACAGCGTACCACCCAATGCGTACAAAACTACCAGAAGCAAGCTGTGTACGCGCGCAACTTACGCCACAGTCGCTGCTAGTCACGTGTTGAGAATGTGGATGGAGCGCTCAAGTATAATGGACTAACTTCAGTACCGGCAAGTTTATGTATCTGTGATTTATGTGGAACCGTTCAGTAACTCTACAGTGGGCGTCTGTCTGGGCGCGCGCTCTCCTAACTCTGCTTGCCTAGAGGCGGGAGAACAGGTTCCGGTCACAACGTACTCAAGACGGCTTGACAACGGGCTATAAATCACAACCTGACCCAACCTAACCGAacataacctaaccgaacccaacctaaccgaaCACAACCtggcctaacctaagctaacgggTTTTGACAATCAGAAAACGAGTTTTGCCTAACCGTTTCGTCTACGGGTTAACCGTATCCTGTGAGATCTAAAGAGTTAACAACAGAGCTTTAATTGTGTTCAAGAGGGAGTTTCGTGAACACTTTCGTCGGGTACCTGATCAACGGGGCTGTGACGACGTGCATCGAACTACAAACTGCGGGCATTTAAAGCCTAACTGACCAGACAAGCAACCAAGACAAGGTAAACAGCACTCTGCAGAGGTTCAGGGACCTCATTCTCCATTACGTTAGTATCCCCCTAAGTTCTATTACAAGCATCGTTTTCTATTTTGGCGTTAGGTTGAGTAGCTATTCTTAAGTTTGACAGTTTCTCACATACTGACGGTGTTGTCCGGTTTATGTGTGCCTCTTGCTCCAAGCTGCGAGCTCAATTTAACTTCAAGGATCTCCCTCACTGTGTCAGGGAGTCATTCAGTATTCCCCAGTTCTCATTACCATGCAATTTCTTTTTGGGGAAGTTGCGTACCTATTTATACGACCAACCCTGGAGCCTAACAGGTATATACACTGATGTATGCGATGCCTCCAAATTCTTAAGACACTGTTGGTAGACTCCAGGGTGTGTAACTTCTGCCATGTTGTCAATAGGCTAAGGCGCGCGTCTGGGGGCGAGTCCATGACACTGGTTCGATTCCTCTGTACTATCCCAAAGATTTATCTTAGCCAGAGCCTCCAACACCAGAATACTCTGGGTTAAATATCATATTGAAATGCTTCAATACGACACCAAGAGGCACAGAGTTAATGGAAAATCAAAACCATTGAAAGGTTCAATTTGCAAGAAAATATTTTATAAATGGGTGGAGGAATCTTCATAATCTTCCCTTTAAATATAAGTTGATTTGCCAAGAGGTCTCGAATTATGTTGAAGAAGGAACTTATAAACTCCTCCAAAGTGAACctaatcttgcccgaaacgctgtgcgtattagtggctttagatattgtaagtactagctctatatataaatccaacataatgtttgtaactcatcttctatgtatttacttttacctgaataaacatttgaatttaaaTTTGAATAATCAACCAGAATGTGTTGACTACGTCGTCTGAGAGCGACGCTGACCAACGGTCACTGACCAGAGGTACAACTCCCCTCGCTATATGAGCTTAGATGCTTAAGAAACCGGTATAGGTTTTCAATCATAACGTGCGTTAAGTGCTCTGCGCTCTTTTCTCACTTGACTCTATAAAAAAATTCGCAGTggaggagaaaggggggggggaggaggtgatgATTGTGGGGGAAGGTCTCTATAgatgctaatatttcttaaaagtATTTAACTTTGGCCGATTCAAACTATGTTCGTTcttgtaccccagaccatttccaCCTGCAAAGTTTGGAGAGGCTAGCCCCCTAGCCTCTGACCTCCAACCTTGGACACACACACTTTCTTATATAGATAATACAAATGGCAAGttcatttatataaatatgaTTAACACGTGAAGAATACAACGGTTTAGACAACAGTATTGCAGTTCTACTGACACTCATAGACACATTATAAAAGAGAAGAGCGATAACATATAATTTAGTCATATACATTTttatatagaaatatttttttgaaTTTACAACTTTGTTTTAAGCCAAAAGTTGTAATAACAATTAATTGCTGTACAATTAAGAGTAGTGCAACGTAATAGCTGAGAAGGAAAATCAATAAGACTTACAAATTtaaatatgagacagactaaataTATCAATTTCTAGAAATGTACACAGGTGAACCTCTAGATCATCAACAGCTTCACTAGCTAGGCTCCAACAAGCTCACTTTGAGCACAACACCTCATGAAACAGGAATCGGATTTCAACATGATTTAATTTGCCAACACAACTTCATGTGGCAGAAATATCTTAATACTGTTACGTTGATAtttctaagtgtgtgtgtgtgtgtgtgtgtgtgtgtgtgtgtgtgtgtgtgtgtgtgtgtgtgtgtgtgtgtgtgtgtgtgtgtgtgtgtgtgtgtgtgtgtttgggaaccGGTTAGGTTATTCATTGTCATATTTTCCATTGAATGCTATCCGTCAAACATCTTATATCTAGGTCCTTAATTTACAGCTGGGCACAGAGGGCTGAATGGTGAAGGAACGGCGCCCAACGCCCTCACAgcaccccgtcctcatcaacaacggcCAAATATTCATTAATCCACCGGCCAAATCCCATTTATgagtgaaaaacggtttacacacgactcacaactgatgatatCCAAATATTTCTTTGCCGAtaacctctgttcgaatcgcaccgctgtaaatgcttcacccacctaCTTCAAATGTAATATCAacacaacagaacctaaacacctaactatgtatagaaatgtaatatatataactaACTTATCTACGAGAATAAACCAATTTTGAATACACAgtacgttaaaattgatgaatgcgtctggaaaGGACCGCCGCGGttttaacgagcctagcctgagccGCTACACCTCAGGGTGCTCAAAATATGTCCAAAGTTGCATATAAAtacttattttgtttatatttatattttaatactaaatatttctggtttcttaaaTTCAAATCCCGGGAAGGGTCGGAAGGTACGGGGGAGGGGGCGCCGCCAGGCCAGCACGGCAGGATGGCTGAGGCACGGCGCACATTGATTCTGTCTTAATCACAACTTTCAAGTTCTGCTACCAAATCACTGCAGCCAATTAATGTTAATGACCCGAGCCTTACGATCGACAGGTGTTTCGTAAAGTGTTATAATATCTTAGTGCATTAGTTCCCTGAATGGCTGACGTCAGAGGAAGGACGTTAGGGGGAGGGAGGCGGTGATGGCTTATTGCTACTGCTCCAGCTTCTACTACCTTAATCTGTGGTATACCAACTGAGACACTAATTTAAAGTTTCGATTAAAATGTTCTGGGAGTTTTGCCTCCGTCACTTGCCGAGTTTAATCAAGTAGTAGCGGCTGTTTTTAATCAAATGAAGTTTGGTGTGCGCGCCCCGTCAATTTTTATCGTGCTGGCCTTGGCGCGGTAATGGACACCCCCCCTTACCCAATTTCCCTAGGAAACATATTggtatttattttaaaataaaattaTACTGATTTTGCCATAGTTATAATCACTAGTGGCGGCACCTTACATTAACCGCGCCTTAAAGTAACCAAAATACTGGCGTGACCAGTAGATTAATCTACCCCTTACCGAAGGCTATAGGCTAATTCCGGCCTACAGCCTAGGTTGTAGGCCACAAACAATGCCTAGGTTTACAATGGTTTACCCTAAACCCAAGGACACCTTCGAAGAGAGTATTGTTAGTTTACCAAGTGGCTCCACACCCTGGCAGGCCACGCACTGGTTACAGTAAACCAGTAGACCTCATAATTAATGGGGTATCCTACTCGTCACCTACAACCCCCAATGCTGTCGTTACCTTGTTTCATCCTGATGGATAAATGCACAGAATATTATTCAAGTTTGCTCAATGTTACGCCAAAATATTAACGAAACCATTTGCCATCCACGTTAGTAATTCGTAATTTAGCCATAATAGTGTTATGTGACATTTTCACAGAACTCACACAAGTCTGTATGTCTTTATTTCTCTTTCGTTGTCATAGTGCGGTGCAAGCAGACAATATTACTTTGCTGTTTAAATTGTTAGCACAATGCTGTGAAGATTAATAGATTCACCAATCATCATCCTCATTCCCCAACTCAGTacaggagggtagggggggggtagaaacagcctaagctactctatccctttgagatgtatttctttcttatctcaataaacatacttgaacttgaacttaacTCAGTACAATACACAAAATACTACCCTCACACATACTCAACAtttgacaataataataatacatccaACTATACACATTTCAAATAgttgaaacccccccccccctaagaaaatttaaatttacaaaataattaaatgaaaattgcTTAAAAGTTGGGGTAAAAATTCATTAAATCAGTCAAGAATGTTTTGAAGAGATAAAAGAATCTCATTCCTTGCCCAGGTGGACCTGGGACCAGGTTGGTGTCCCTCAGGTAAGGATTAGTTAATTAGCCACAGGTAGGCCTGGTGCAGAATATTAACTCACTTCAAGTTTATCTTTAGCTTAAGTTTAGTTAGGTTAAGAACTGCTTTGTCACCGAAAATCTCACCTCTTAACGAGGTCGCAGAAACGTATACAGTTCTTGTTTTGTCTTATTCTTAAATATAGTTCTTATTCATCCTTGTAATTactttgaaaaatatatatattgggttTACTAGGCTATATGCTAGTTCCTGTAAAATTCCATTATCTCTATATCATATCTCTTATTGAttgatttaaatatatataacacGTGATGTCGTGAGACGTTTTACCTTTACCCAATACCCGACAGCACTCTATGGTAAATTTTAGGGTACAGATATTTCAAGGAATCACCTCGCTGTTGGGGGCCACGCGAGTGAAATATCTGTACCCTAAAATTGACCGTTGAGTGCTGTCGGGTATTGGGCAAAAGTCTCACGATTCCAATCCTTTGTAATCGTGAGACTCGTTGGAATCCAGTCAGTATGGTCTAGTTAGTATAGTACTGGATACGCTAAGGTTCATGGAGCCCTAAGAATATGGACTATATAGAAAGGAAAACGGACTACCTAATCTCAATCAAAAGCTATTAAGAACCCCTCCTGATCTCGCTAACAACCAGGAAGACCTCCCATGACCCGGTAACAACCAGgaaccccctcttccccccccccccccctctcaccacattccaccaccatcgCTCCACTAATTGACTGATGACCCCCTGAGGCTTACCACTATAGACCCTGACTGACTATATTCATCGCTAATTGGAGCTACTAGATGAAGTCCAGAGATGAATCGTGTTTGTTTATTGCCAATTTCAGATTTTCTAAATCTATTCATTCTATTTTCTCAGTTCTTTCACGTTTTTAGTTTATGCGTTTGGACTGAACTCTG includes these proteins:
- the LOC138359217 gene encoding involucrin-like, with protein sequence MKNRQHAVEGLQQEQLQQEQLQQEQLQQEQLQQEQLQQEQLQQEQLQQEQLQQEQLQQEQLQQEQLQQEQLQQEQLQQEQLQQEQLQQEQLQQEQLQQEQLQQEQLQQEQLQQEQLQQEQLQQEQLQQEQLQQEQLQQEQLQQEQLQQEQLQQEQLQQEQLQQEQLQQEQLQQEQLQQEQLQQEQLQQEQLQQEQLQQEQLQQEQLQQEQLQQEQLQQEQLQQEQLQQEQLQQEQLQQEQLQQEQLQQEQLQQEQLQQEQLQQEQLQQEQLQQEQLQQEQLQQEQLQQEQLQQEQLQQEQLQQEQLQQEQLQQEQLQQEQLQQEQLQQEQLQQEQLQQEQLQQEQLQQEQLQQEQLQQEQLQQEQLQQEQLQQEQLQLEQLQQEQLQQEQLQQEQLQQEQLQQEQLQQEQLQQEQLQQEQLQQEQLQQEQLQQEQLQQEQLQQEQLQQEQLQQEQLQQEQLQQEQLQQEQLQQEQLQQEQLQQEQLQ